A single window of Lutzomyia longipalpis isolate SR_M1_2022 chromosome 1, ASM2433408v1 DNA harbors:
- the LOC129794687 gene encoding methyl-CpG-binding domain protein 2 encodes MNISIERKKPDMSSLQRDKVDVYYISRGGMRTDVSLVPPIRQTASIFKQPVTVNKTQESKVKTELKHGVQERPKQLFWEKRLEGLRACDVDGHEFTAIEMNKGLKPVGPNVNETTLLQSIATSLHVSSTSVTGQTASRSALAANPGVFLNADQPLMYSYSICDDDIRRQEEKVSSARKALSTALTAPR; translated from the exons ATGAATATATCAATTGAGCGCAAAAAACCAGATATGTCGTCGCTACAGCGCGATAAAGTGGACGTTTACTATATCAG TCGAGGTGGGATGCGCACAGATGTCTCCCTGGTGCCCCCAATCCGGCAGACAGCGTCAATTTTCAAGCAACCAGTCACTGTAAACAAGACACAAGAAAGCAAAGTGAAGACAGAACTGAAGCATGGTGTCCAGGAGCGTCCGAAGCAGCTTTTCTGGGAGAAACGACTCGAGGGGCTGCGTGCATGCGATGTGGATGGTCACGAATTCACGGcaattgaaatgaacaaaggACTAAAGCCAGTTGGCCCCAATGTGAATGAGACAACCCTCTTACAGTCCATCGCTACATCCCTACACGTCTCCAGTACTTCCGTCACTGGACAAACTGCCTCCCGATCAGCTTTAGCCGCCAATCCGGGAGTTTTCCTAAATGCCGATCAACCGCTCATGTATTCCTACAGCATATGTGATGATGACATCCGGCGGCAGGAGGAAAAGGTCTCAAGTGCTAGGAAAGCTTTGAGTACAGCTCTCACGGCTCCGCGCTAA
- the LOC129794620 gene encoding 39S ribosomal protein L19, mitochondrial has protein sequence MNISSRIHRSITQCLVFSKRNKGAYPRFYVKPKTPQWFYTKPQPAFDIHNPKNRIVSNAIPPEFRHVYPEFLPDPKIEWRNTVREKLERMDMLNRRKQIDIPEFYVGSILAVTTSDPHSAGKTNRFVGICIDRFYTGIRTAFILRNVIDHQGIEIDYQMYDPTIQKIEVLRLEKRLDDKLYYLRDCYPEYSTFDPEMEAEILPEGASVPVNPVQAKLKPRPWLERWERQDLKGVSNVLEHCVEKHLRKAKKVETPWEKYDLMKQYRRTIPEEEQSAVYSEVFSELHQLELMRKKLKRKKVFVRPKKA, from the exons ATGAATATTTCATCACGAATTCATCGATCAATAACGCAGTGTTTGGTTTTCTCCAAAA GAAATAAGGGAGCTTATCCGCGATTTTACGTGAAACCCAAGACACCACAGTGGTTCTACACAAAACCCCAGCCGGCATTTGATATTCACAACCCAAAGAATCGCATTGTCAGCAATGCAATTCCCCCAGAATTCAGGCATGTCTACCCGGAATTTCTGCCAGATCCGAAGATTGAATGGCGCAATACGGTACGAGAGAAGCTCGAACGCATGGATATGCTGAATAGAAGGAAACAAATTGACATCCCGGAATTCTATGTGGGATCAATTCTGGCTGTAACTACGTCAGATCCCCACTCAGCCGGCAAAACAAATCGTTTCGTGGGCATTTGCATTGATAGATTCTATACGGGCATCCGAACGGCATTTATCCTCCGCAATGTTATTGATCATCAGGGCATTGAGATTGATTACCAAATGTACGATCCCACAATTCAGAAGATTGAAGTTCTTCGTCTGGAGAAGAGACTCGATGACAAGCTGTACTACCTGCGCGATTGCTATCCGGAATATTCAACATTTGACCCTGAAATGGAAGCGGAAATCCTCCCGGAAGGTGCCTCAGTTCCCGTTAATCCCGTTCAGGCAAAACTCAAACCACGTCCATGGTTGGAACGTTGGGAGCGACAAGACCTCAAAGGAGTCTCCAATGTCCTTGAGCACTGTGTGGAGAAGCATCTGCGGAAGGCGAAGAAGGTTGAGACGCCATGGGAGAAGTATGACCTCATGAAGCAGTATCGACGCACAATTCCCGAAGAAGAGCAGAGTGCTGTCTATTCGGAAGTCTTCTCGGAGTTGCACCAACTGGAGCTGATGCGGAAGAAGCTGAAGCGAAAGAAGGTCTTTGTACGTCCCAAGAAAGCTTAG